In Miscanthus floridulus cultivar M001 chromosome 5, ASM1932011v1, whole genome shotgun sequence, one genomic interval encodes:
- the LOC136452629 gene encoding 3'-5' exonuclease-like yields the protein MAATKVYTVGFESDVITTTVTASGAAVEGWLDEVLAVHRRRLHKLVVGLDMEWRPSFSRAYSKTAILQLCVGRRCLVFQLLRCDYIPDALGEFLGAGYTFVGVGVEADAERLWNDYGLKVDQTVDLAYLAAEKMERPDLRNAGLKGIAAAVMDAHVEKPQWVRTGDWDAYYLSDEQVKYACIDAFVSFEVGRRLFNGDY from the coding sequence ATGGCCGCCACCAAGGTGTACACCGTTGGTTTCGAGAGCGACGTGATCACCACCACCGTGACAGCATCCGGCGCGGCCGTGGAGGGCTGGCTCGACGAGGTCCTCGccgtccaccgccgccgcctgcaCAAGCTCGTCGTCGGGCTGGACATGGAGTGGCGCCCCAGCTTCAGCCGCGCGTATAGCAAAACAGCCATCCTCCAGCTCTGCGTCGGGCGCCGGTGCCTCGTGTTCCAGTTACTCCGCTGCGACTACATCCCCGACGCGCTGGGGGAGTTCCTCGGCGCCGGCTACACGTTCGTCGGCGTGGGCGTGGAGGCGGACGCCGAgcggctctggaatgactacggcCTGAAGGTGGACCAGACGGTGGACCTGGCGTACCTCGCGGCGGAGAAGATGGAGCGCCCGGACCTCCGCAACGCGGGCCTGAAGGGCATCGCGGCAGCCGTCATGGACGCCCACGTCGAGAAGCCGCAGTGGGTGCGGACGGGCGACTGGGATGCGTACTACCTGTCGGACGAGCAGGTCAAGTACGCCTGCATCGATGCATTCGTGTCCTTCGAGGTCGGCCGGAGGCTGTTCAACGGCGACTACTGA